The following coding sequences are from one Musa acuminata AAA Group cultivar baxijiao chromosome BXJ2-4, Cavendish_Baxijiao_AAA, whole genome shotgun sequence window:
- the LOC135609779 gene encoding DNA oxidative demethylase ALKBH2-like isoform X2, giving the protein MSSRIRFVEIADANPNPSGSRDKQVIDLGDGSEVVYIPRFISRDQAWEWCEYLDKEIPWTRPSIHVFGRSCLQPRETCYIADEGLAAMRYSGYQPNAYSWDDYPILKDILKAVYEALPGSKFNTVLLNRYKSGSDYVAWHSDEDKLYGSTPEIASVSFGCEREFLLRKKPSKKPASRSAHQSNGKQHKGNTEQHAFVLKHGSLLLMKGYTQRDWVHSVPKRMKADSVRINLTFRCILT; this is encoded by the exons ATGAGTTCGAGGATTCGATTCGTCGAAATCGCGGacgctaaccctaaccctagcggtAGCAGAGATAAGCAAGTGATCGATCTCGGCGACGGCAGCGAGGTCGTCTACATACCTCGATTTATTTCCCGCGATCAGGCGTGGGAATGGTGCGAGTATCTCGACAAAGAGATCCCGTGGACGAGACCCTCGATCCACGTCTTTGGGAGGTCTTGCCTCCAG CCAAGGGAGACATGCTATATTGCAGATGAAGGGCTAGCAGCTATGCGGTACAGTGGGTATCAGCCAAATGCATATTCTTGGGATGATTACCCTATCCTCAAAGACATCTTGAAGGCA GTTTATGAAGCACTTCCTGGGAGTAAATTTAATACTGTGCTGTTGAATAGATATAAAAGTGGCTCAGACTATGTGGCATGGCACTCGGATGAGGATAAGTTGTATGGCTCAACTCCAGAGATAGCTTCTGTATCATTTGGATGTGAACGGGAATTCTTGCTGCGAAAGAAACCTTCAAAAAAACCAG CCTCCAGAAGTGCACATCAATCAAATGGGAAACAACACAAGGGCAATACAGAACAGCATGCTTTTGTTCTAAAGCATGGATCTTTGTTACTGATGAAAGGCTACACCCAACGAGATTGGGTTCATTCGGTGCCCAAGCGCATGAAAGCAGATTCTGTTAGAATCAATCTTACTTTCAGGTGCATTCTCACTTGA
- the LOC135609778 gene encoding probable L-type lectin-domain containing receptor kinase S.7, with protein MAIAFVVLLAPLLLLLPPSASCVDVRFDFASFSFLNLTLLGDSYLRNGTIGLTRETDVPSSSAGSAICTLPIRFLDPETDAGAASFATKFSFSVTNPNPDSYGDGLTFFVSPGNATIGSTGGYLGLFNPSGNGSGGGNGSIIAIEFDARLDVGLGDPSGNHVGLDVDSPISKASVDLTPYGIDLKSGKLITAWVDYHQNVTMLKVWLGYTDVKPKDPVLITTIDLSKHFAEYMYVGFSASTEGSTEVHTIEGWIFQAFSSPAVANTTPSVPRNASGGSWSAIPAIPIADARDSPHRMLGLGLAIIGPATFAVAFAVLVWVSAKKWLEKKASKEVFKSEFLKGPRKFSYKELSSATRGFHSSRIVGNGAFGTVYKATLPGSGLTYAVKRSKQAHQSKKEFMGELSIIARLRHKNLVQLEGWCTEKNELLLVYEFMTNGSLDKILYRGQESGTSSMFKWSQRYNAAIGIASVLTYLHQECEQQVIHRDIKTSNIMLDANFNPRLGDFGLARLMDHNESPVSTLTAGTMGYLAPEYLQYGKATEKTDVFSYGVVILEICCGRRPIDSKDNKEHKLVNLVDWVWRLYSEDRLIEAADSKLNGEFDEGEMLGLLLVGLSCANPNCAERPTMRRVLQILNREAEPMAVPKKKPLLMFTSAASFSMKEIVSDIEGSTVITISTQI; from the coding sequence ATGGCCATTGCGTTTGTTGTCCTCCTCGCGCCTCTGCTGTTGCTGCTACCACCATCAGCCTCTTGCGTGGATGTGAGATTCGACTTCGCCTCCTTCTCCTTCCTCAATCTCACCCTCCTCGGCGACTCCTACCTCAGGAACGGTACCATTGGCCTCACCAGGGAGACCGATGTGCCCTCCTCTAGCGCCGGGTCCGCTATCTGCACTCTCCCCATCCGGTTCCTCGACCCGGAGACCGACGCCGGCGCCGCCTCCTTCGCCACCAAGTTCTCCTTCTCCGTCACGAATCCTAATCCCGACTCCTACGGGGATGGGCTCACGTTCTTCGTCTCCCCCGGCAACGCCACCATCGGGAGCACCGGAGGCTACTTGGGCTTGTTCAACCCGTCCGGgaacggcagcggcggcggcaacgGGTCGATCATCGCGATCGAATTCGATGCTCGATTGGATGTGGGGTTGGGTGATCCAAGCGGCAATCATGTTGGTCTTGATGTCGACAGCCCCATTTCCAAGGCCTCGGTCGATCTGACTCCGTACGGCATCGATCTCAAGAGTGGGAAGCTAATCACCGCTTGGGTCGACTACCACCAAAACGTGACTATGCTCAAGGTTTGGCTGGGATACACCGACGTGAAGCCCAAAGATCCAGTTTTGATCACCACAATCGATCTCTCCAAGCATTTCGCGGAGTACATGTACGTTGGTTTCTCGGCGTCCACCGAGGGCAGCACGGAGGTGCACACAATCGAGGGTTGGATCTTCCAGGCCTTCAGTTCCCCCGCCGTCGCAAACACCACCCCCAGTGTTCCTCGCAATGCTTCTGGTGGTTCGTGGAGCGCGATTCCGGCGATACCCATCGCCGATGCTCGCGACAGTCCTCACAGGATGCTCGGCCTAGGACTAGCAATCATTGGCCCCGCGACATTTGCTGTGGCCTTTGCTGTGCTTGTTTGGGTCTCAGCCAAGAAGTGGCTGGAGAAGAAGGCAAGCAAGGAGGTATTCAAGTCCGAGTTCTTGAAAGGCCCAAGGAAGTTCTCTTACAAGGAGCTGAGCTCAGCTACCCGAGGATTCCACAGCAGCAGAATCGTCGGGAACGGAGCCTTCGGGACAGTCTACAAAGCAACCCTTCCTGGATCAGGTTTAACGTATGCGGTGAAGCGGTCCAAGCAAGCCCACCAgagcaagaaggaattcatgggcGAGCTATCGATCATAGCTCGCCTGAGACACAAGAATCTAGTTCAGCTTGAAGGTTGGTGTACAGAGAAGAATGAGTTGCTGCTGGTATACGAGTTCATGACCAACGGCAGCCTCGACAAGATCCTTTACCGAGGACAAGAATCAGGGACCAGCTCGATGTTCAAATGGTCCCAGAGGTACAATGCGGCGATCGGGATTGCCTCGGTTCTGACATACTTGCATCAAGAATGTGAACAGCAAGTGATTCATAGAGACATAAAGACCAGCAACATAATGCTGGATGCCAACTTCAATCCGAGACTGGGAGATTTTGGCCTGGCAAGGTTGATGGATCACAATGAGAGCCCTGTGTCGACTCTAACCGCTGGAACGATGGGCTACCTTGCACCTGAATACCTCCAGTATGGAAAAGCTACTGAGAAGACTGATGTGTTTAGTTATGGAGTTGTGATACTAGAGATCTGTTGTGGCAGGAGGCCAATTGATTCTAAAGACAACAAAGAACACAAGTTGGTCAATTTGGTGGATTGGGTTTGGAGATTGTACTCTGAGGATAGGCTTATTGAAGCTGCAGACAGTAAATTGAATGGGGAGTTCGACGAGGGAGAAATGCTGGGACTTCTGCTCGTGGGTTTGAGCTGTGCAAACCCAAACTGTGCCGAAAGGCCTACCATGAGGAGGGTACTTCAGATTCTCAACCGTGAGGCAGAGCCCATGGCTGTGCCTAAGAAGAAACCACTCCTCATGTTTACTTCAGCTGCCTCTTTCAGCATGAAAGAGATTGTCTCTGACATTGAAGGAAGCACAGTGATCACAATCTCGACCCAAATTTAG
- the LOC135609779 gene encoding DNA oxidative demethylase ALKBH2-like isoform X1, with product MSSRIRFVEIADANPNPSGSRDKQVIDLGDGSEVVYIPRFISRDQAWEWCEYLDKEIPWTRPSIHVFGRSCLQPRETCYIADEGLAAMRYSGYQPNAYSWDDYPILKDILKAVRTIHMQVYEALPGSKFNTVLLNRYKSGSDYVAWHSDEDKLYGSTPEIASVSFGCEREFLLRKKPSKKPASRSAHQSNGKQHKGNTEQHAFVLKHGSLLLMKGYTQRDWVHSVPKRMKADSVRINLTFRCILT from the exons ATGAGTTCGAGGATTCGATTCGTCGAAATCGCGGacgctaaccctaaccctagcggtAGCAGAGATAAGCAAGTGATCGATCTCGGCGACGGCAGCGAGGTCGTCTACATACCTCGATTTATTTCCCGCGATCAGGCGTGGGAATGGTGCGAGTATCTCGACAAAGAGATCCCGTGGACGAGACCCTCGATCCACGTCTTTGGGAGGTCTTGCCTCCAG CCAAGGGAGACATGCTATATTGCAGATGAAGGGCTAGCAGCTATGCGGTACAGTGGGTATCAGCCAAATGCATATTCTTGGGATGATTACCCTATCCTCAAAGACATCTTGAAGGCAGTAAGAACCATACACATGCAG GTTTATGAAGCACTTCCTGGGAGTAAATTTAATACTGTGCTGTTGAATAGATATAAAAGTGGCTCAGACTATGTGGCATGGCACTCGGATGAGGATAAGTTGTATGGCTCAACTCCAGAGATAGCTTCTGTATCATTTGGATGTGAACGGGAATTCTTGCTGCGAAAGAAACCTTCAAAAAAACCAG CCTCCAGAAGTGCACATCAATCAAATGGGAAACAACACAAGGGCAATACAGAACAGCATGCTTTTGTTCTAAAGCATGGATCTTTGTTACTGATGAAAGGCTACACCCAACGAGATTGGGTTCATTCGGTGCCCAAGCGCATGAAAGCAGATTCTGTTAGAATCAATCTTACTTTCAGGTGCATTCTCACTTGA